From one Misgurnus anguillicaudatus chromosome 2, ASM2758022v2, whole genome shotgun sequence genomic stretch:
- the nedd8l gene encoding NEDD8 produces MLIKVKTLTGKEIEIDIEPTDKVERIKERVEEKEGIPPQQQRLIYSGKQMNDEKTAADYKIQGGSVLHLVLALRGGEDLHCPSGHPVSFV; encoded by the exons ATGTTGATTAAAGTTAAG ACCCTCACAGGCAAAGAAATAGAAATTGACATCGAGCCTACAGACAAG GTGGAGAGAATTAAAGAGAGGGTGGAGGAAAAGGAGGGCATCCCACCACAACAGCAAAGACTGATTTACAGTGGAAAACAAAT GAATGATGAGAAAACAGCTGCAGACTATAAGATACAGGGAGGATCTGTTCTGCATTTAGTTCTGGCTCTCCGAGGAGGAGAAGACCTTCATTGTCCCAGCGGTCATCCCGTGTCTTTCGTGTAG